Part of the Labilibaculum antarcticum genome, TTCACTTTTTTGCTTCGTAGCATTTCAAGAGAAGTTAGGAATGCATCTACGAAAGTTTTGTCGCTTACCAGTTTCCCAAAAATGGCTTCAATTTCTAAAAATCGAATTGGTGTTTGATGCGATAAAGCGGCAGCGCGAATTAGTTCATTACTCATGGCATCAACAATTTCATAGCTATTTCCATTTTCATCCACTCCATCATTGTATTTACACCAGGCGGCAACGACAAAAGCGGCTCTTGCAATTTTTGCATCTCCTTGTAATTGTCCTTTTATGGTAGGGAGTAAAAAGATTGGAATTTTAGCAGAGCTTTCGAGGCAAATTCGTGGAATAATATCTTTGATGTAAACATTTTGGAAACGTTTTATCAAGCTCTGTTTGTATTGTTCCAGATTGATATCTCCCAAATCGCCTAAAATTGGCGTAACTTCTTCGTCCATAAATGCTTTTAGGAAGATTGAAAAATCTTCATCTCTCGCAGCTTCATCGATGGTTTTATAGCCATGCAAAGCGCCGAGCATTCCGAGTACCGAATGGCCCGCATTGAGTAGGCGTAACTTCATATTCTCGAATGGAACTACATTTTTTACAAATTGAGCGCCTACCTTTTCCCATTCAGGTCTTCCGTTTGCAAAATTGTCTTCAATTACCCATTGAATAAAAGGTTCGCAAACAACAGGCCATTGATCGTCGACCAAAAATTCATCTTGCAAGTTTTTAATATCATCGGCAACGGTTACCGGTGTAATTCGGTCGACCATTGCATTCGGAAAAGAAACATTCTTTTCTATCCAGGATTGCAATTCTGGTTCCGCTTTTGCCACATAGTTTAAAAGAGCTTTTTTAGCCACGTCGCCATTGCCTTGTATGTTATCGCACGATTGTATTGTGCAACCTGCTATCCCTCGTTCTTTTCTTAGTTTTAGGGCTTGTGCCAGATAACCAAAAACAGTTTTGGGCGACATTGGGTTCTTCATGTCTTCTACAATCACGGGATTACTGAAATTGAATTCACCCGTGGCTTCGTTCAAATTATAGCCACCTTCGGTGATGGTTAAGGAAATAATTTTGATATCAGGATTCGCCATTTTTTCGATGACTGCAATCGGGTTTTCTGGAGCAAAAATATACTCCACCAATGAACCAATTATTTTGGCACTTCGGGTACCATCCAGGTTTTTGATGACCAAGGTGTAAAGTCCGTCCTGATCTTTAAGGATGTTGTAAATTCTTCGATCGTAATCCAGCAGACCAATTCCGCAAATTCCGCAATCCATAATGCCATAACGTTCCATTAATTCGTTGGTGTAGTAAGCTTCGTGTGAGCGGTGGAAATTCCCTACGCCAATGTGAACAATGCTAGTTGTAACTTTATTCCTATCGTAGGATGGTGTTTGCACATTTGAAGGCATGAGGCCTAAATTCTCTTGATTTAATGCTATCGATGTTTTCATTTCTATATGTTTTTATTCGCACAGTAGCTTGCTTGTCGCAGATTTAACTTGATCTTCGGAATGGAAAATACTATGCTGATATGATCTTTACTATTGTTCTATTTAATCAATGCTTTTTTTCTACGAAGGCTCCAGTAGGCAAATACAAAATAACCGATGGTGCAGTAGAAGGCATATTTGTGAAAGAAGGTTTTGTTGCTATTGTAGCTTTCTAAATCGGCACTTCCAAACATCGTATTCAAGGCTAAAAGGGTAATGATAATTAAACAAATTATAGCCAGGCTGTTCAGAATTTTAGAGAATAGTGATTTGTCTTCGTATTGAACTTTTTCATCTTTTGCTTTTTCTTCCTGATAGGTTTTTATATCAGCTTGAAGCTGTTTTTCTTCTTTGATTTCCTCTGTGTAATCTTCTGTAGCACCATTCATTTTAGCCAGTATGGTGTATAAGATCACTGTAAAGAACCAAGTGGGAATAAAAAGATAGTAGAACGACATGATATCCAAAGTGTTGAGGCCAAATCCGAGGATTAACCCTGCTCCCCAGGAAATAACAGCAGGCTTGCTTGTCACTAGTTTTTTATAGTAAGCCCAATATCGGGTCAAGCCGATTTTTGGAAAAATAAAATGCTCGGCAAACACAATTGCTCCTACTGGTACAACAAGTAGTCCGGCATAGGTAAGCATAGGTAACACTTTCGAGAAAACAAAAGGGAAACAAGCGATAATCACCGTGAAAACACCTACAATTAATGTAGTTCTTCTTCGGGAATGATTTTTGAATATGGCTTGAGCAGCCAGACCCGCACGGTATAAATTGGCATTGGCGGTAGTCCATCCGGCAATAATTACAATCACAAAACCAGAAGCTCCTAAAGCATAGTAGGCTACATCACCTGGATCTAAGGCCACAACAGGTTGACTTAGTAAAACACCTGCTCCAGCTCCCATAATTCCTGCTGCAATCCAGGCAACATAGTGTCCGAATAGCATTCCAAAACTGGAATAAACGCCATAAGTGGATTTTTTTGCATAACGAAGAATCGCCATATCAATAAGCCCAACGTGGGTAATGGTGTTGGCAGCCCAAGCAAAGCCGATCACTTCTAATAAACCAATTCCAGCTTCCCCGTCACTGGTGACTCCTTTCCAAATCGACAGATCGCCGATATGAATAAATTCACTCCAACTTGAAATGCTAGTCGATCCGATTACAGAATAGGCGAGTGCAGGAAGAAGTGCTAAGGCTCCGGCAACAAAAAGAGTGAAGAGCCATGGGGCGCAAATGCTCGAGAAATCGGCCACGGTGCTAAAACCATAAATGGCAACAAACACGACAACGATTCCTACCGCAATCACAATAAGTATAAACCAAACATTGGTAGAATACCAGTTCAACTGGGCGGGAATATCAAATAGAAATCGCACTGCCGAAGAGGATACGGTGATCATGGCAGCTGAAATAACAGTGAAGATAATCACATTGGCCCAATTGTATAATTTGGTCATCGAATCTCCGGCAATCTTATTTAAATAGGTGTACAAACTCAGTCGGGTTTGAACCGCAATGGGCGCAGTCATAAAGGTCCAGCTAAGTACGGCCAGAATGTTACCAATAAGAAGTCCGAATAAGATATCGTTTGTGCTTGCTCCTAGAGAAACAAAAGTCGCACCAATTACAAATTCGGTTGCAGCAACGTGCTCTCCGGCATATAATCCGGCAAAATGTTTTCCTCCATGAAGTTTGTTTTTTGCTATCGGTAACTGTTCTTCATCAAGAAGGGCAAAATTTTGCGATGAGTCATTTTTCATGATTTATATCGTTTGAATGGTTTGTTAAAAAAGTGTAATTGCTAATTGTAAAGCCCCAAGCTTTGTCTCGGGATTCCACATTGCTGTTCCTCTAATGGGAAAGCTGGTAGAGAAAATCTTTAGGGAATGAGTAAGACTTATACCTAAGTTCACCATATTTGCCTTCTCACTGTAAAAGGTTTTATCCGTAATAAAAGAAAACGCTCCTCCTGCAAAAGCTTTTAGCTCGGTGTCTTTTTCTTTAAAAATCCGATAGGATAATTCAACGTAGTTCGAATATGAATTGGTAACGCTACCATCATCCTGAGTTTCATAATCACCACCTTCTCCAAATAGAATTGTTGACCAATAGATACTTATCGGAAAATCTTCGGATAAGGTGTAAGTTATAGCGATGTCAAGGAAGTTGGGTGAGCTGTACTTATTGTAACTGAAAATGTCTGGATTTTCTTCGTTACTATAATTGTTGTGGCTTACTAGTTCTGCGTAAAAATTGTTTGTGAATTTGTATTTTGAATAGTAGGAAAACTCTTTGTATTCTCCACTAAAACTAGCGCCACCCCATAAGCCTAAGATGAATTTCTGATCGGTAGACGAATATTCCATGCTGGAAGCCATCATGGCTCCGGAAGTAACTACTGAGCCGTGCCAAAGGTGCATGTTTTTTAGGTCTAGGTTGATGTTGAAATGATCAGCAAGTGATTTTTCTTCTTGTGCTAGAACGTTTGCGCTTTGAAAGATTAGTACACCAAACAACAGTACAAAGAATAATTTGATGTTTTTTAAACGTACTAATAGACTCTTTTTTAAATTCTGCTTTTTCATTAAAAGCCTACATTTTTTAAGTTGTAGTTTCATCGTGCTCTTGCTTTAAGTACAAATCAAATAATCTATAAAACGTAATTAATACGTTTGCTTGACAAATGTATCTAAAAAAAAACTTAAAAACCAAACATCTTAAAAAATAAATCGATTGCTAAATGATTAAAATCCTGAAATATAGTGATATAAGCGTTTGTATTTTTATTTATTTCATCTCTGTTTTAGTTTGTTTGAGAAGGTTTTATGGATTTAAACTTTGTTTGTATTTCTTTTTTGCGTGAAAAGTACGTTTGTTTTGTATTCCTACATTAATTGGGAATTATTGGGATATGAAAAACAAGATTCTTATATTTGTTCCGAAAATCCACGAAGATAAAGCGTGGATTCAACGTTTAATTTATGATGGATTTTAGAAAAATAGCCAATATTTCGGTAGACTGCGTTGTCTTTGGGTTTGATAATATCAATATTAATATCCTATTGTCGAGGCGTATGCTAAATATGCATGATCTAAAATATCCTGTAATCGACGATTGGGTTTTGACGGGCGATCATGTTTTTAAAAGTGAGCGACTGGATGAATCTGCGGTCAGAATTTTTAAAGAACTTACTGGCTTTGAGGATGTTTATAAAAAACAGTTTCGAACATTTGGAAATCCTGAACGAATTAAAAATGAGAAGGATTTGCTTTGGTTGAAAAGTAAAGGGGTGGAAGCTCGCGTGATGTCGGTAGCCTACTATTTTTTACTTCCTGCCGAAAGGGTTGATTTGAAAAATGGGGATACGAAATGGTTTCCTCTTAAGAATTTACCGCATTTGGGCTTCGATCATGAAGAGATTATTGTCCGTGCTTTCGACGATTTGAAGCAAAAGGTGATGAGTGAGCCGGTGATTTTTGAATTTTTACCCGATAAATTTACCTTGAATGAATTGCAGATAGCCTACGAATCGGTGCTGAATACTACAATTGACAATCGAAATTTCAGGAAAAAGGCAATTTGCAAAAGCTATATTGTTCCGCTCGACGAAAAGCGAGTTGGAAGCTCTAAAAAACCAGCTCGTCTTTTCATGTTCTCCAAGGATATTTATGAGAAAACCAGCAGTAAGAACAGTATTATCAGTTTTTAAATCATCGAATGGATTGCAAATCTGGCTGTTTATAAAAAAAACGGAATGACTTTTCATCCCGTTTCTTACGTTTGGTTTCATATTCATTGATATCTTTGAATTATTGCATCAGATTCGCCGGGAAAAACCATGTGTAATAAAGTTTTGATGCAGGAAATAGGAATGGAATTGCCTTTGGTCGTGCAACTAGCAAAAAAAAATGGGAATGAATAATCATTCCCGATCGATTCAATCTTTTCTGCAGGAACTGTAAAAGAGGTCCGATTTAATTCACACATATTTCAATAATATACCTGATTATTCAATTTGAATAGGTTTGAAAACAATTATGAATGCCACGGTGCGCTGCACCTTTTGTAATCCTGTGATGATTTGTTTCTACAAATACTACGGCGCTATGCACCTGTAATTTGCTATGAATTAAGCAATAGAGTTGCGAAGTCTTTGTAGGGAAAATTGTAAAATGCTTAATCTAGGTACAGAGTACCGAAGCTTTCAGAAGTAGGTATTTAATTATTTCTTCTCCATCAACTCACTGTAAATTTGAATCAAATTATCTGCCTGTGTATAAATATTGAATTCCTTTTCAACACCTTTCCGGCCAGCCACTGAAAGCTCCTGCAATTTGTCTTCATTGTTCAAAAGTGCTTTAAGAGTTATGGCTAGTTCTTGTGCTGTGTTGTTCTCATAGATGATTCCACCCTTCGATTTTTCAACAATCTCGGGGAATGCGCCCAGTTTTGGTTGCACAACCGGTACGCCCGAAGCCATACTTTCCAGTAGATACAAACCAAAAGCCTCCCCATTTCTCACCGGAACAGAAATTAGTTTTACTTTTTTGAAGAATTCATGCCTTCCTTCACCGTCAAAATCGTAATGAAATTCAACTTGTTCCAAGAGCCTTTCTTTTTTCAATTTTTTCCGAACTTGTTTTAGTAAAGGCTTATCGTCACCAGTTGATCCTCCCGTTACAATCAATTTCACATCTTCGTAAGTAGTATCTTTTTTTAGTTCGATAAAGGCATCAATGATAATATCGAAACCATTTCCTTCACACATTCGGGAAATGTAGCCAATGTTTCTTGC contains:
- a CDS encoding mannitol dehydrogenase family protein — translated: MKTSIALNQENLGLMPSNVQTPSYDRNKVTTSIVHIGVGNFHRSHEAYYTNELMERYGIMDCGICGIGLLDYDRRIYNILKDQDGLYTLVIKNLDGTRSAKIIGSLVEYIFAPENPIAVIEKMANPDIKIISLTITEGGYNLNEATGEFNFSNPVIVEDMKNPMSPKTVFGYLAQALKLRKERGIAGCTIQSCDNIQGNGDVAKKALLNYVAKAEPELQSWIEKNVSFPNAMVDRITPVTVADDIKNLQDEFLVDDQWPVVCEPFIQWVIEDNFANGRPEWEKVGAQFVKNVVPFENMKLRLLNAGHSVLGMLGALHGYKTIDEAARDEDFSIFLKAFMDEEVTPILGDLGDINLEQYKQSLIKRFQNVYIKDIIPRICLESSAKIPIFLLPTIKGQLQGDAKIARAAFVVAAWCKYNDGVDENGNSYEIVDAMSNELIRAAALSHQTPIRFLEIEAIFGKLVSDKTFVDAFLTSLEMLRSKKVKDCVKEMNSKLASK
- a CDS encoding purine-cytosine permease family protein — protein: MKNDSSQNFALLDEEQLPIAKNKLHGGKHFAGLYAGEHVAATEFVIGATFVSLGASTNDILFGLLIGNILAVLSWTFMTAPIAVQTRLSLYTYLNKIAGDSMTKLYNWANVIIFTVISAAMITVSSSAVRFLFDIPAQLNWYSTNVWFILIVIAVGIVVVFVAIYGFSTVADFSSICAPWLFTLFVAGALALLPALAYSVIGSTSISSWSEFIHIGDLSIWKGVTSDGEAGIGLLEVIGFAWAANTITHVGLIDMAILRYAKKSTYGVYSSFGMLFGHYVAWIAAGIMGAGAGVLLSQPVVALDPGDVAYYALGASGFVIVIIAGWTTANANLYRAGLAAQAIFKNHSRRRTTLIVGVFTVIIACFPFVFSKVLPMLTYAGLLVVPVGAIVFAEHFIFPKIGLTRYWAYYKKLVTSKPAVISWGAGLILGFGLNTLDIMSFYYLFIPTWFFTVILYTILAKMNGATEDYTEEIKEEKQLQADIKTYQEEKAKDEKVQYEDKSLFSKILNSLAIICLIIITLLALNTMFGSADLESYNSNKTFFHKYAFYCTIGYFVFAYWSLRRKKALIK
- a CDS encoding NUDIX hydrolase, with the protein product MMDFRKIANISVDCVVFGFDNININILLSRRMLNMHDLKYPVIDDWVLTGDHVFKSERLDESAVRIFKELTGFEDVYKKQFRTFGNPERIKNEKDLLWLKSKGVEARVMSVAYYFLLPAERVDLKNGDTKWFPLKNLPHLGFDHEEIIVRAFDDLKQKVMSEPVIFEFLPDKFTLNELQIAYESVLNTTIDNRNFRKKAICKSYIVPLDEKRVGSSKKPARLFMFSKDIYEKTSSKNSIISF